The following proteins are encoded in a genomic region of Lactiplantibacillus plantarum:
- the aroF gene encoding 3-deoxy-7-phosphoheptulonate synthase has protein sequence MIIILKPATATAMQAKLVSQFGADHEIFTHNNRIAIQGLRPEALPTDVQAASESILTAVPAAVQSSRLFHPEDTIIKTPHSVIGGNQFVMMAGPCSVESAEHVDQMAAVAKQGGATIVRGGAFKPRTSPYSFQGLGETGLQYLRTAADKHGLDMITEVMDDEHVAMVAKYTDIFQIGARNMQNFSLLKAVGQTQIPVALKRGMSATIDDVLNAAEYIAAGGNHQIMLLERGIRTFDNKYTRNTFDLGAVPVLQSLTHYPVIVDPSHAVGTWELVTPMAMAGVAAGASGMIVEIHDQPTQALSDGPQALKPATYLKMAQQAFQLHDLMQTWA, from the coding sequence ATGATTATTATATTAAAACCAGCAACCGCTACGGCCATGCAGGCAAAGTTAGTGAGTCAATTTGGTGCGGATCACGAGATCTTCACGCACAATAATCGAATTGCAATTCAAGGATTGCGTCCAGAAGCACTTCCCACGGATGTGCAAGCAGCCAGTGAATCAATCTTGACGGCAGTTCCCGCAGCGGTCCAAAGCAGCCGTCTCTTTCACCCAGAAGATACGATTATTAAGACGCCACACAGTGTGATTGGCGGTAATCAATTCGTCATGATGGCTGGCCCGTGTTCAGTCGAAAGCGCTGAACACGTGGACCAGATGGCCGCGGTTGCCAAGCAGGGTGGTGCGACGATTGTTCGTGGCGGAGCATTCAAGCCACGGACGTCCCCTTACAGCTTCCAAGGCCTCGGGGAGACGGGACTCCAATACTTACGGACGGCGGCTGATAAACATGGCCTTGATATGATTACCGAAGTGATGGATGATGAACACGTGGCGATGGTGGCGAAATACACGGATATTTTTCAAATTGGTGCACGCAATATGCAAAATTTCTCGTTGCTTAAAGCCGTTGGACAGACCCAAATTCCGGTTGCATTAAAGCGAGGAATGTCGGCAACAATCGACGATGTGCTCAATGCAGCTGAATACATTGCAGCTGGTGGTAATCATCAGATCATGCTTTTGGAGCGGGGAATTCGAACGTTTGATAATAAGTACACACGCAACACGTTTGACTTAGGTGCAGTGCCAGTCTTGCAATCGTTGACACATTACCCAGTCATCGTTGATCCGAGTCACGCGGTCGGTACCTGGGAACTCGTGACCCCGATGGCGATGGCAGGTGTAGCAGCTGGCGCCAGTGGCATGATCGTTGAAATTCATGACCAGCCAACGCAAGCTTTATCCGATGGGCCGCAAGCGTTAAAACCCGCGACGTACTTAAAAATGGCGCAACAGGCTTTCCAGTTACATGACCTGATGCAAACGTGGGCGTAG
- a CDS encoding DASS family sodium-coupled anion symporter: MTKLQSVNYQQLTWPLIIGLIIWLSAPFRPAGLSLLAWHMLALFVGTIIGCITQPLPIAGVAIIGLTLGVLLGVTSMTDAMAGFGDNTVWMIAMAYFLSRGFVKTGLGRRVALVFVKLFGKKALGLAYALIGVDLVTSPATPSNTARAGGIVFPIIESLAKAYGSDPQNGTQRKVGSFLIMSAFHGNIATSGLFMTAMAPNLVAVALAQAMQIHITWMDWLLAALLPGLICLISVPAIIYWLYPPEIKDTPNAHAWAANELEQMGAMTLAEKLMGGIFMLALFLWISASLTGLDATLVAFIAVTLLLLTGVLSVDDLLHETGAWNTLVWFSILIFMAGKLNSLGFIPWLSQTMGQALQGISWLWVLAALMLVYFYSHYLFAGATAHVSAMYGAFLGVAISAGAPPMLAALLLGFDGAIFSSTTHYANGPASIMFGSGYITQSEWWRLNLCLGGFYLLVWGVGGTLWMKLLGYW; this comes from the coding sequence ATGACCAAATTACAATCCGTCAACTACCAGCAACTTACATGGCCGCTGATAATTGGTTTGATTATTTGGCTGAGCGCGCCATTTCGTCCCGCGGGGCTCAGTCTATTAGCATGGCACATGCTGGCTCTCTTTGTTGGCACTATCATTGGTTGCATTACCCAGCCGTTACCTATTGCCGGTGTCGCAATTATTGGTCTCACACTTGGTGTCTTACTTGGTGTTACCTCGATGACGGATGCCATGGCCGGCTTTGGTGATAACACGGTTTGGATGATTGCAATGGCTTACTTCCTATCACGAGGCTTCGTAAAAACGGGGCTAGGGCGACGAGTCGCGCTGGTCTTCGTCAAATTATTTGGTAAAAAGGCCCTTGGATTAGCCTACGCGCTGATTGGTGTCGATCTCGTCACTAGTCCGGCCACGCCTAGCAATACCGCCCGCGCCGGTGGAATCGTCTTCCCAATTATTGAATCTTTAGCTAAAGCATACGGCTCTGACCCACAAAACGGTACGCAGCGTAAGGTTGGTAGTTTTCTCATTATGTCAGCTTTCCATGGTAATATTGCCACCAGTGGCTTATTCATGACCGCGATGGCACCAAATCTCGTTGCCGTGGCCTTGGCCCAAGCAATGCAGATTCACATCACATGGATGGACTGGTTACTCGCCGCTCTATTACCTGGTCTTATTTGCTTAATTAGCGTTCCAGCTATTATTTATTGGCTCTATCCGCCAGAAATTAAGGATACACCCAACGCGCATGCGTGGGCTGCCAACGAACTTGAGCAGATGGGGGCCATGACTTTGGCCGAAAAACTCATGGGCGGTATTTTTATGTTGGCCCTCTTTCTTTGGATCTCAGCTAGTCTCACTGGGCTAGACGCGACCTTAGTGGCCTTCATAGCCGTCACTTTGCTCTTATTAACCGGTGTATTATCCGTTGACGACTTATTACATGAAACTGGGGCTTGGAACACACTCGTTTGGTTTTCAATTCTTATTTTTATGGCTGGCAAACTGAACAGTCTTGGCTTTATTCCATGGCTTTCACAAACTATGGGCCAGGCCCTGCAAGGAATCAGTTGGCTATGGGTCTTGGCAGCTTTGATGCTCGTTTACTTTTACAGCCACTACCTGTTTGCCGGCGCCACTGCTCACGTCTCCGCCATGTACGGCGCCTTCTTGGGTGTGGCAATTTCAGCCGGCGCCCCCCCAATGCTAGCAGCCCTACTATTAGGCTTTGACGGTGCCATTTTCAGTTCGACCACCCATTACGCCAACGGTCCCGCCTCGATTATGTTCGGATCAGGTTACATAACGCAGTCCGAATGGTGGCGTCTGAATCTGTGCCTTGGTGGTTTCTATCTATTAGTATGGGGCGTTGGTGGCACACTCTGGATGAAACTTTTAGGCTATTGGTAA
- the tkt gene encoding transketolase, with the protein MQAFDEIDELAVNNLRVLSAEMIERAGSGHPGLPLGAAPMMWALWSRQLRVDPQQSQWANRDRFVLSAGHGSALLYSLLHVSGFNVTMGELQRFRQFGSHTPGHPELGIVDGVEATTGPLGQGLGMAVGMALAERQLAAQFSESPQLVDHYTYALVGDGDLMEGVSHEAASFAGNQQLQKLIVLYDDNAVSLDGPTSRSFRTDVNQRFASYGWDTQTVGDGNDLTAINAAIERAKHSSRPSLIAVKTTIGFGAPQAGTNAVHGNPLGTAGLTSLRQQLGWQAAPFTVMPAVAKRAQQLILQRGQRTHRRWQSQREALPQAVQHRFEQQLSMRLPVDLATSLPIFDEGAQASRITSHTVIQKLAAQLPGLVGGAADLASSNKTTIEQDQLSTPVTPDQRNVAFGVREFGMGTILNGMTLHGGLRVFGGTFLVFSDYTRAAIRLAAMMKLPVTYVFTHDSIAVGEDGPTHQPIEQLMSLRLIPNLTVIRPADPNETVAAWWQAINATDHPTVLVLTRQNLAVLSGSKTKAMTGVARGGYVLSPQRGRQPMGILIASGSEVALALQAQAKLATLGEDVSVVSMPSMENFARQSTNYQAQVLPPQIRRRVAVEMGATSGWERYVGLDGAVLGLDHFGASGAADQVLAANQFTVADLVRTYQQTHVDLGQQLRVI; encoded by the coding sequence ATGCAAGCATTTGATGAAATTGATGAATTAGCGGTGAATAATCTACGAGTACTGAGTGCGGAAATGATTGAACGGGCCGGTTCTGGTCATCCAGGATTGCCACTCGGCGCGGCTCCAATGATGTGGGCACTGTGGAGCCGACAATTACGGGTCGATCCACAGCAGTCTCAATGGGCTAATCGCGATCGCTTTGTCTTATCAGCCGGACACGGGTCGGCGTTGTTGTACAGTCTGCTACATGTGAGTGGCTTCAACGTGACAATGGGCGAGTTACAACGTTTTCGTCAATTCGGCAGTCATACGCCAGGCCACCCTGAACTGGGAATCGTGGATGGTGTGGAAGCCACGACCGGTCCACTGGGACAGGGATTAGGGATGGCGGTGGGCATGGCCCTGGCTGAACGGCAACTAGCGGCTCAGTTCTCCGAGTCACCGCAGTTGGTGGATCACTATACTTATGCGTTAGTCGGTGATGGTGATTTGATGGAAGGTGTCTCCCACGAAGCTGCCAGCTTTGCCGGTAATCAACAATTGCAAAAATTAATTGTATTGTACGACGATAACGCTGTTTCGCTTGATGGCCCCACCAGCCGGTCGTTTCGTACCGATGTGAACCAGCGCTTCGCTAGTTATGGTTGGGATACACAAACGGTAGGTGATGGCAATGATTTAACGGCGATTAATGCCGCCATTGAGCGTGCCAAACACAGTTCACGTCCAAGCCTGATCGCTGTTAAAACGACGATTGGATTTGGCGCACCACAAGCGGGTACGAATGCGGTGCATGGCAATCCGTTGGGAACGGCCGGTTTAACTAGTTTGCGGCAACAATTAGGGTGGCAAGCCGCGCCATTTACGGTGATGCCGGCCGTTGCTAAACGCGCACAGCAACTAATCTTGCAACGTGGTCAGCGTACACATCGCCGGTGGCAGTCACAACGAGAGGCTTTACCACAAGCCGTGCAACACCGTTTCGAACAACAGCTCAGTATGCGTCTGCCAGTTGACTTAGCCACCAGTTTACCGATCTTTGATGAAGGCGCCCAAGCTTCGCGGATCACGAGTCATACCGTCATTCAGAAGCTAGCCGCTCAGTTACCAGGATTAGTCGGGGGCGCGGCTGATTTAGCCAGTTCGAATAAAACGACCATTGAGCAGGATCAATTGTCGACTCCGGTGACCCCGGATCAGCGCAACGTTGCCTTTGGTGTCCGGGAGTTTGGTATGGGCACCATTTTGAATGGGATGACTTTACACGGTGGCTTGCGGGTCTTTGGTGGCACCTTCCTTGTCTTTTCCGATTACACGCGTGCGGCTATTCGATTGGCGGCGATGATGAAGTTACCAGTCACTTACGTTTTCACGCATGACTCGATTGCAGTCGGCGAGGACGGTCCGACTCATCAGCCAATTGAACAGCTAATGAGTTTACGATTGATTCCGAATCTAACGGTGATCCGGCCCGCTGACCCAAATGAAACGGTCGCAGCTTGGTGGCAAGCCATCAACGCGACGGATCATCCAACCGTGCTCGTCTTGACCCGTCAGAATTTGGCAGTGCTATCCGGATCTAAGACTAAGGCCATGACTGGTGTGGCTCGTGGCGGTTATGTTCTCTCACCGCAGCGTGGCCGCCAGCCAATGGGAATCTTGATTGCAAGCGGGTCAGAAGTTGCTTTAGCTCTTCAGGCCCAGGCGAAACTAGCTACGTTAGGTGAAGATGTCAGTGTCGTTTCAATGCCGTCGATGGAAAACTTTGCGCGCCAATCAACGAATTACCAAGCTCAGGTCTTGCCACCTCAAATTCGGCGGCGAGTTGCAGTCGAAATGGGCGCAACATCTGGCTGGGAACGTTACGTTGGGTTAGATGGGGCGGTACTAGGCTTGGACCACTTTGGCGCCAGTGGAGCGGCCGACCAAGTATTAGCCGCTAACCAGTTCACGGTAGCAGACCTAGTGCGGACGTATCAACAAACGCACGTGGATCTTGGTCAACAATTGCGAGTCATTTAG
- the aroE gene encoding shikimate dehydrogenase: protein MIDGQTALFGFIAHPARHSRSPRMHNLSFDYWGLNARYLAFDVAPDGLADTLAGIRSMGIAGVNLSMPFKQAVIPLLDGLTVRAQRIQAVNTIKNEAGKLIGDSTDGAGVFQDLLHQGLNLVDKHVMVLGAGGAGKAIIAAALDYGVASVTVFKRNNERYAGVQHWLEQLSTTTSVPLRLCAYEDQVRMQQVARTSDLIINATNIGMTTAGTPLPISIIQQLVPQQTVYDVIYQPLETTFLRLARQQGCATYNGLGMLIWQGALAFEFWTGKQMPVQQVRQDMLASIQATPPITARA, encoded by the coding sequence ATGATTGATGGACAAACGGCACTCTTTGGATTTATCGCGCACCCCGCGCGGCACAGTCGCTCACCGCGAATGCATAATTTGAGTTTTGACTACTGGGGGCTAAATGCGCGCTACTTGGCGTTTGATGTGGCACCGGATGGATTGGCTGATACGCTTGCTGGAATTCGTAGCATGGGTATCGCGGGGGTGAACCTTTCAATGCCATTCAAACAAGCCGTTATACCGCTACTAGATGGTTTGACAGTGCGAGCGCAACGGATTCAAGCGGTCAATACGATTAAGAATGAAGCTGGCAAGCTGATTGGTGACAGCACGGACGGCGCTGGAGTTTTTCAGGATCTCTTACATCAAGGTCTGAACTTGGTTGATAAGCACGTCATGGTTTTAGGCGCGGGAGGCGCAGGTAAGGCAATCATTGCGGCGGCTTTAGATTATGGTGTCGCGAGTGTAACGGTCTTTAAACGCAACAACGAACGCTACGCCGGTGTTCAGCACTGGTTGGAGCAACTCAGTACCACGACTTCGGTACCACTCCGGCTCTGTGCCTATGAAGACCAAGTACGGATGCAGCAAGTTGCTCGTACCAGCGATTTGATCATTAACGCGACCAATATCGGCATGACGACTGCTGGAACGCCATTACCAATCTCAATTATCCAGCAATTAGTCCCACAACAGACGGTCTATGATGTGATTTACCAACCGCTTGAAACGACTTTTTTGCGCTTAGCGCGTCAGCAGGGGTGCGCCACATATAATGGCTTGGGGATGTTAATTTGGCAAGGTGCCTTGGCTTTTGAGTTTTGGACTGGTAAGCAGATGCCAGTTCAACAGGTCCGCCAAGATATGTTAGCCAGCATTCAAGCGACTCCGCCGATTACGGCGCGGGCTTAG
- a CDS encoding metal-sulfur cluster assembly factor, with protein sequence MISMDTQSTLKTQALAALSTVIDPELGVNIVDLGLIYDVAYDADLKLCTVTMTLTIMGCPLTGYLNDHIKSALMTVAGIDQVLINLVWEPTWSLDKMSRAAKMTLGLH encoded by the coding sequence ATGATTAGTATGGATACACAATCTACTTTAAAAACCCAAGCTTTAGCCGCTCTGAGTACCGTGATCGATCCTGAACTTGGTGTGAACATTGTTGACCTCGGTTTGATCTACGATGTTGCTTACGATGCTGACCTAAAGCTCTGCACCGTTACCATGACACTGACCATCATGGGCTGTCCACTGACAGGCTATTTGAATGACCATATCAAAAGCGCATTAATGACCGTCGCGGGTATCGATCAGGTACTCATCAACCTTGTCTGGGAACCGACCTGGTCGCTTGATAAAATGTCACGGGCAGCAAAAATGACATTAGGGTTGCATTAA
- the ttdB gene encoding L(+)-tartrate dehydratase subunit beta — protein MKTYHLTTPISDDDIKDIRIGDIVYLNGSLTTCRDVAHRRLVEEHRPLPVNVTDRAILHAGPIIKDLGHDKYEMIAVGPTTSMRMEKFEEEFVKQTRVKLIVGKGGMGPGTERACKKYHALHLVYPAGNAVYAALHVNKIVDAQWKDLGMPETLWACEVKDFGPLIVSIDTNGDNLFEKNKVIFNERKEAEIKKINEQVKFIK, from the coding sequence ATGAAAACTTACCACTTAACCACCCCAATTTCTGATGACGATATTAAGGACATTCGTATCGGCGACATCGTCTACTTGAATGGCTCACTAACAACCTGTCGGGACGTTGCCCATCGGCGGCTCGTCGAAGAACATCGTCCCCTACCCGTTAACGTGACAGACCGAGCAATTCTCCACGCTGGCCCGATCATTAAAGATCTCGGCCATGACAAGTACGAAATGATCGCAGTCGGGCCAACGACTAGTATGCGGATGGAAAAATTTGAAGAAGAATTCGTAAAACAAACCCGTGTCAAACTAATCGTTGGTAAAGGCGGCATGGGACCGGGAACCGAACGGGCCTGCAAGAAATATCACGCCTTACACCTCGTCTACCCCGCTGGCAATGCTGTTTATGCCGCCCTGCACGTCAATAAGATTGTTGATGCCCAGTGGAAAGACCTCGGAATGCCCGAAACACTCTGGGCGTGTGAGGTCAAAGACTTCGGTCCGTTAATTGTCTCCATCGATACGAATGGCGACAACTTGTTTGAAAAGAACAAGGTCATCTTCAACGAACGTAAAGAAGCTGAGATTAAAAAAATCAACGAACAAGTTAAATTCATTAAATAA